The following are encoded together in the Mesoterricola sediminis genome:
- the lpxC gene encoding UDP-3-O-acyl-N-acetylglucosamine deacetylase: MHRNRHAQTLRRAVTLTGRGLHGNQPCTVTLLPADHATGLVFRHTPTGVEIPALAEHVGDCSLATSLTKDGVRLQTIEHLLSALVGLGVDHLVIEVDGEELPILDGSAEPWVRLIQEAGLRAMAIWPRALRILKPIEVRRGDKWMRVSPWDGLRLAYTIVYDNPYIGRQSRELTLTPDKYLAELGRARTFCLESDIAFMRSRGLALGGSLENAVVFGADGPLNDALRFEDEAVRHKMMDLVGDLALLGAHLEGFVEAHCAGHALHVELARAILADPTAWTWADAATPARPRHLFLGAAEPVPA, translated from the coding sequence ATGCACCGCAACCGCCACGCCCAGACCCTTCGCCGCGCCGTGACCCTCACGGGGCGGGGCCTGCATGGCAACCAGCCCTGCACCGTCACCCTCCTGCCTGCCGATCACGCGACCGGCCTCGTCTTCCGCCACACCCCCACGGGCGTGGAGATCCCGGCCCTGGCCGAGCACGTGGGCGACTGCAGCCTGGCCACCTCCCTGACCAAGGACGGCGTCCGGCTCCAGACCATCGAGCACCTCCTCTCCGCCCTCGTCGGGCTGGGGGTGGATCACCTGGTCATCGAGGTGGACGGCGAGGAACTCCCCATCCTGGACGGCAGCGCCGAGCCCTGGGTGCGCCTGATCCAGGAGGCCGGCCTCCGCGCCATGGCCATCTGGCCCCGCGCCCTCCGGATCCTCAAGCCCATCGAGGTCCGCCGGGGCGACAAGTGGATGCGCGTCTCCCCCTGGGACGGCCTCCGCCTGGCCTACACCATCGTCTACGACAACCCTTACATCGGCCGCCAGAGCCGGGAGCTCACCCTGACCCCCGACAAGTACCTGGCCGAGCTGGGCCGGGCCCGGACCTTCTGCCTCGAGAGCGACATCGCCTTCATGCGCAGCCGCGGGCTGGCCCTGGGCGGCAGCCTCGAGAACGCCGTGGTCTTCGGCGCCGACGGCCCCCTGAACGACGCCCTCCGGTTCGAGGACGAAGCCGTCCGCCACAAGATGATGGACCTGGTGGGCGACCTGGCCCTCCTGGGCGCGCACCTGGAGGGGTTCGTCGAGGCCCACTGCGCCGGCCACGCCCTCCACGTCGAACTGGCCCGCGCCATCCTGGCGGACCCCACCGCCTGGACCTGGGCTGACGCGGCGACGCCTGCTCGCCCGCGCCACCTCTTCCTCGGCGCCGCCGAGCCCGTCCCGGCCTGA
- a CDS encoding IspD/TarI family cytidylyltransferase, whose amino-acid sequence MRGGEGPARVFLVIPAGGSGARMGGGVPKQFRDWGGVTLLEATLAAFFQPGMPALAGVALAVPTDRLAEVRGWRLPVPLWVTEGGATRQASVAQALALLPEAPEAAVLIHDGVRPFPPAGPVGEAIAALATWDGAVLGEASTDTLKRVDPAGRILATEPREGIFRAQTPQVARLDTWRRAFAWARETGFQGTDDVSLLEAQGLRVLLVPSPSTNLKLTTPEDWARWHPAATACGGSAHTSRAGGKA is encoded by the coding sequence GTGCGCGGGGGGGAGGGTCCGGCCCGGGTCTTCCTGGTGATCCCCGCCGGGGGCAGCGGCGCCCGCATGGGCGGCGGCGTCCCCAAGCAGTTCCGCGACTGGGGGGGTGTCACCCTCCTGGAGGCCACCCTGGCCGCCTTCTTTCAGCCGGGCATGCCCGCCCTGGCGGGGGTGGCCCTGGCCGTGCCGACCGACCGGCTGGCCGAGGTCCGCGGCTGGCGCCTGCCCGTACCCCTGTGGGTGACGGAGGGCGGCGCCACCCGCCAGGCCTCCGTCGCCCAGGCCCTCGCCCTGCTGCCGGAGGCCCCGGAGGCCGCCGTCCTCATTCACGACGGGGTCCGCCCCTTCCCGCCCGCGGGCCCGGTGGGGGAGGCCATCGCCGCCCTGGCCACCTGGGATGGCGCCGTGCTGGGGGAGGCCTCCACGGATACCCTCAAGCGGGTGGATCCGGCGGGCCGCATCCTCGCCACCGAGCCCCGGGAGGGGATCTTCCGGGCCCAGACCCCCCAGGTCGCTCGTCTGGATACCTGGCGGCGCGCCTTCGCCTGGGCCCGGGAGACGGGCTTCCAGGGCACCGACGACGTGAGCCTGCTGGAGGCCCAGGGCCTGCGGGTGTTGCTCGTCCCTTCGCCCTCCACCAACCTCAAATTGACGACCCCGGAGGACTGGGCGCGGTGGCACCCCGCCGCCACAGCCTGTGGTGGATCGGCCCACACCTCCCGGGCGGGTGGGAAGGCCTAA
- a CDS encoding septal ring lytic transglycosylase RlpA family protein produces the protein MDFNVLSTQNWSRAFNVWIEDIQVVCHPVVAAPQDIQHSLLRKIRTLVRYPSLVVMLFFTLHCTRPQAVPVTPLSEPAEPTEDSKEPVGGQVYAETGEASWYGGADGFAGRETASGEPFNPQELTCAHRTLPFGTRVEVRSLATNRKVILRVNDRGPFVKGRMLDVSEKAAHALGMQGVGTARVRIKSVDAQGRPAPLDADVLRGNPYTIQVAALRDPGNIQRLSQELLKVVGPVNLQEAQTKGGVTVKRVRVGSFDRLEDAQRTAEEIALLLKGRGLDPFITREH, from the coding sequence ATGGATTTCAACGTGCTGTCCACCCAGAACTGGAGCAGGGCTTTCAACGTTTGGATCGAAGACATCCAAGTTGTCTGCCACCCCGTGGTGGCCGCGCCGCAGGACATCCAGCACAGCCTCCTCCGGAAGATCCGGACCCTGGTGCGCTACCCCTCCCTGGTCGTGATGCTGTTCTTCACCCTGCACTGCACCCGGCCCCAGGCCGTGCCCGTCACGCCCCTGAGCGAGCCGGCCGAGCCGACGGAGGATAGCAAGGAGCCGGTGGGCGGCCAGGTCTACGCCGAGACGGGCGAGGCCAGCTGGTACGGCGGCGCCGACGGCTTCGCCGGGCGGGAGACCGCCAGCGGCGAGCCCTTCAACCCCCAGGAACTCACCTGCGCCCACCGCACCCTCCCCTTCGGGACCCGGGTGGAGGTGCGCAGCCTCGCCACCAACCGCAAGGTCATCCTCCGGGTCAACGACCGGGGCCCCTTCGTCAAGGGCCGCATGCTGGACGTCAGCGAGAAGGCCGCCCACGCCCTGGGCATGCAGGGGGTGGGGACCGCCCGGGTGCGGATCAAGTCCGTGGACGCCCAGGGCCGGCCCGCGCCCCTGGACGCCGATGTGCTCCGGGGCAACCCCTACACCATCCAGGTGGCCGCCCTCCGGGATCCCGGCAACATCCAGCGGCTGAGCCAGGAACTCCTGAAGGTGGTCGGCCCCGTGAACCTGCAGGAGGCCCAGACCAAGGGCGGCGTCACCGTGAAGCGGGTCCGGGTGGGGAGCTTCGACCGCCTGGAAGACGCCCAGCGCACCGCCGAGGAGATCGCCCTGCTCCTGAAGGGCCGGGGCCTGGATCCCTTCATCACCCGGGAACATTGA
- a CDS encoding HAD family hydrolase: protein MPSWAARLGAPEGGVLAGRDLSGFLEALLDPGATPRIHVAGSLQGQWAARIQGAGIACEVLRLETGSVLDTLMDALAAPAPGEQVWLDLDRRLGPLDLKSLDAFLAFAATRTHPPLVVLLRDDAPGLVRTQRLAVDRQGPVLLLRESGEGAYALGAPEHLARLAARGAGGGALPSGFRRPGSPARDLLVLDIDGVLIDPGRSFHEAVALALNELAPALPWDDEHYTAFKRVGGFNNDFRLAAAALALAERNELGGLRDAAGRGGFPHLEARIQALEPLCQTAIQKHYVRTRRLERPIITRAELETFPGDVAIFTGRPPEELLLAYQVLGFRLPAVSDAAPHLRKPRPEGLLQLADAFRASRVIFVGDTCDDASALRDARALNPEVDWVFAAVGPDRQWIAAEGDLTAPRLRDLLPRLAGGPGLP, encoded by the coding sequence GTGCCATCGTGGGCGGCCCGGCTGGGGGCGCCCGAAGGGGGCGTCCTCGCCGGGCGCGACCTGTCGGGATTCCTGGAAGCCCTGCTGGACCCGGGCGCCACCCCCCGCATCCACGTGGCGGGGTCCCTCCAGGGCCAGTGGGCCGCGCGGATCCAGGGGGCGGGCATCGCCTGCGAGGTGCTGCGCCTGGAAACCGGAAGCGTCCTGGACACCCTCATGGACGCCCTCGCCGCGCCGGCGCCGGGGGAGCAGGTCTGGCTGGACCTGGACCGGCGCCTGGGGCCCCTGGATCTGAAGAGCCTCGATGCCTTCCTGGCCTTCGCCGCCACCCGGACCCACCCCCCCCTGGTGGTGCTCCTGCGGGACGACGCCCCCGGCCTGGTCCGGACCCAGCGGCTGGCCGTGGACCGCCAGGGGCCCGTCCTCCTCCTGAGGGAATCGGGCGAAGGGGCCTATGCCCTGGGCGCCCCCGAACACCTCGCTCGGCTGGCAGCCCGGGGCGCCGGCGGCGGGGCGCTGCCTTCGGGGTTCCGTCGGCCAGGCTCCCCGGCCCGCGACCTCCTGGTCCTGGACATCGACGGGGTGCTCATCGACCCGGGGCGCTCCTTCCACGAGGCCGTCGCCCTCGCCCTCAACGAGCTGGCCCCGGCCCTCCCGTGGGATGACGAGCACTACACGGCCTTCAAGCGCGTCGGCGGGTTCAACAACGACTTCCGGCTGGCGGCCGCGGCCCTGGCCCTGGCGGAGCGGAACGAGCTGGGCGGGCTCCGGGACGCGGCGGGGCGGGGGGGCTTCCCCCACCTGGAGGCCCGGATCCAGGCCCTGGAACCCCTGTGCCAGACGGCGATCCAGAAACACTACGTGCGCACCCGGCGCCTGGAGCGCCCCATCATCACCCGGGCGGAGCTGGAGACCTTCCCCGGGGACGTGGCCATCTTCACCGGGCGCCCGCCGGAGGAGCTCCTCCTGGCCTACCAGGTCCTGGGCTTCCGCCTCCCGGCCGTCTCCGACGCGGCCCCCCACCTGCGCAAGCCCCGGCCCGAGGGGCTGCTCCAACTGGCCGATGCCTTCCGGGCCAGCCGGGTGATCTTCGTGGGGGACACCTGCGACGACGCGTCGGCCCTCCGGGACGCCCGGGCCCTGAACCCGGAGGTGGACTGGGTCTTCGCCGCCGTGGGCCCCGACCGCCAGTGGATCGCCGCCGAGGGCGACCTGACGGCCCCCCGCCTCCGGGATCTCCTCCCCCGGCTCGCCGGAGGTCCGGGGCTTCCCTGA